The Sesamum indicum cultivar Zhongzhi No. 13 linkage group LG6, S_indicum_v1.0, whole genome shotgun sequence genome has a segment encoding these proteins:
- the LOC105164009 gene encoding transcription factor DIVARICATA isoform X2, translating into MSWGMEILSPSSYFSTSSWLLDESRSTRWTPAENKAFENALALFDENTPDRWQKVAAMVPGKTVGDVIRQYKELEDDVSSIEAGLIPVPGYATSSPFTLEWGSGHGYEGFKQSYVAGGRKSSSARPSEQERKKGVPWTEEEHKLFLMGLKKYGKGDWRNISRNFVITRTPTQVASHAQKYFIRQLSGGKDKRRASIHDITTVNLNDDQTPSPDNKKAPSPEQSTSVLGQQSNSSAIQKLPFQWNQTNNETVMGFGSPCNGNNVFTSPPYGVNSYGLNKIHSQHLQRGANSMHEPYLGSQNMVFQMQSGLHYPNA; encoded by the exons ATGAGTTGGGGTATGGAGATTCTATCACCAAGTTCATATTTTTCCACTTCAAGCTGGTTGCTGGATGAGAGCAGGAGCACAAGGTGGACTCCAGCTGAGAACAAAGCCTTTGAGAATGCTCTGGCCTTGTTCGACGAAAACACCCCGGATCGATGGCAGAAGGTGGCTGCAATGGTTCCTGGGAAGACTGTGGGTGATGTAATTCGGCAGTACAAGGAATTGGAAGATGATGTGAGTAGTATAGAAGCTGGGCTTATCCCAGTTCCTGGTTATGCCACTTCTTCACCTTTTACACTTGAATGGGGCAGTGGCCATGGCTATGAGGGCTTCAAGCAATCTTATGTAGCCGGGGGACGGAAATCTTCATCCGCCAGGCCGTCCGAGCAAGAACGGAAAAAGGGCGTGCCTTGGACTGAAGAGGAGCACAA GTTGTTTCTGATGGGGCTCAAAAAGTATGGAAAAGGGGACTGGAGAAATATATCCCGCAATTTCGTGATCACCAGAACACCTACACAAGTTGCTAGCCATGCACAGAAGTATTTCATCCGGCAACTTTCAGGGGGGAAAGATAAGAGGAGGGCGAGCATTCATGATATCACAACAGTAAACCTCAATGACGATCAAACCCCTTCACCGGACAACAAGAAGGCGCCCTCACCGGAGCAGTCGACGTCCGTTCTTGGTCAACAGTCAAATTCCAGCGCCATTCAAAAACTTCCTTTCCAGTGGAACCAGACGAATAACGAGACGGTCATGGGTTTCGGCTCACCCTGTAATGGGAATAATGTCTTCACATCTCCACCCTACGGTGTGAACTCATACGGGCTTAATAAAATTCACAGCCAACATCTGCAAAGAGGTGCTAATTCGATGCACGAACCATACTTGGGATCTCAGAAC ATGGTCTTCCAGATGCAATCAGGGCTTCACTACCCTAATGCATGA
- the LOC105164009 gene encoding transcription factor DIVARICATA isoform X1, with product MSWGMEILSPSSYFSTSSWLLDESRSTRWTPAENKAFENALALFDENTPDRWQKVAAMVPGKTVGDVIRQYKELEDDVSSIEAGLIPVPGYATSSPFTLEWGSGHGYEGFKQSYVAGGRKSSSARPSEQERKKGVPWTEEEHKLFLMGLKKYGKGDWRNISRNFVITRTPTQVASHAQKYFIRQLSGGKDKRRASIHDITTVNLNDDQTPSPDNKKAPSPEQSTSVLGQQSNSSAIQKLPFQWNQTNNETVMGFGSPCNGNNVFTSPPYGVNSYGLNKIHSQHLQRGANSMHEPYLGSQNMVFQMQSGLHYPNA from the exons ATGAGTTGGGGTATGGAGATTCTATCACCAAGTTCATATTTTTCCACTTCAAGCTGGTTGCTGGATGAGAGCAGGAGCACAAGGTGGACTCCAGCTGAGAACAAAGCCTTTGAGAATGCTCTGGCCTTGTTCGACGAAAACACCCCGGATCGATGGCAGAAGGTGGCTGCAATGGTTCCTGGGAAGACTGTGGGTGATGTAATTCGGCAGTACAAGGAATTGGAAGATGATGTGAGTAGTATAGAAGCTGGGCTTATCCCAGTTCCTGGTTATGCCACTTCTTCACCTTTTACACTTGAATGGGGCAGTGGCCATGGCTATGAGGGCTTCAAGCAATCTTATGTAGCCGGGGGACGGAAATCTTCATCCGCCAGGCCGTCCGAGCAAGAACGGAAAAAGGGCGTGCCTTGGACTGAAGAGGAGCACAA GTTGTTTCTGATGGGGCTCAAAAAGTATGGAAAAGGGGACTGGAGAAATATATCCCGCAATTTCGTGATCACCAGAACACCTACACAAGTTGCTAGCCATGCACAGAAGTATTTCATCCGGCAACTTTCAGGGGGGAAAGATAAGAGGAGGGCGAGCATTCATGATATCACAACAGTAAACCTCAATGACGATCAAACCCCTTCACCGGACAACAAGAAGGCGCCCTCACCGGAGCAGTCGACGTCCGTTCTTGGTCAACAGTCAAATTCCAGCGCCATTCAAAAACTTCCTTTCCAGTGGAACCAGACGAATAACGAGACGGTCATGGGTTTCGGCTCACCCTGTAATGGGAATAATGTCTTCACATCTCCACCCTACGGTGTGAACTCATACGGGCTTAATAAAATTCACAGCCAACATCTGCAAAGAGGTGCTAATTCGATGCACGAACCATACTTGGGATCTCAGAACATGGTCTTCCAGATGCAATCAGGGCTTCACTACCCTAATGCATGA